One region of Centropristis striata isolate RG_2023a ecotype Rhode Island chromosome 3, C.striata_1.0, whole genome shotgun sequence genomic DNA includes:
- the emp3a gene encoding epithelial membrane protein 3, with the protein MVLLLIFLTVLHLTTLAMLLIATLEKSWWIWDDVEITDLWYNCFHDNATNTWLCAATNESDWLQSVQALMVLSVVFSSISFLVFLGQLLTMSKGGLFYFTGLSQAFAGFTAFAACLIFTFHRKEILSDSRDLSKGRFGYCFILAWLCVPLLLVSAVLYAHLRKKQ; encoded by the exons ATGGTCCTTCTGCTCATATTCCTCACGGTGCTGCATTTGACCACCTTGGCCATGCTCCTCATCGCCACGCTGGAGAAG tCCTGGTGGATATGGGATGACGTAGAAATCACAGATCTGTGGTATAACTGCTTCCATGATAATGCCACAAATACCTGGCTGTGTGCTGCCACCAAtgaaagtg ACTGGCTGCAGTCGGTCCAGGCCCTCATGGTCCTCTCTGTGgtcttctcctccatctccttccTGGTTTTTCTGGGTCAGCTGTTAACCATGTCCAAAGGAGGACTCTTCTACTTCACAGGCCTCAGTCAGGCCTTTGCAG GTTTCACAGCCTTTGCTGCTTGCCTCATCTTCACCTTCCACAGAAAGGAGATTTTAAGTGACTCCAGAGATCTGAGCAAAGGACGCTTCGGCTACTGTTTCATCCTGGCGTGGCTGTGTGTCCCTCTCCTCCTGGTCAGTGCTGTCCTGTACGCCCACCTGCGCAAGAAGCAGTGA
- the fam83e gene encoding uncharacterized protein fam83e, producing the protein MSNSHEQSLDENAVFLPVNESSPEFLHSEKERQAVERLLNEGPEAFYSSVGTERSGCFLSSEEVSQITGWTQDFRLNPPQVQRQENGEEGSSEMQDFCSTYFPSFSDTPAPDLELGWPERGPWVPKGSVTVHTNPPAEGQPHVRQLVRRHLQKAGQVIAIVTDRLTDGAIIGDLHNAASRGVPVYIILNQRSIQENFTLNRLRHPNMQVRVLGGKTFCSQTGRMVVGEMRDKFLLVDLETVIHGSYSFTWTDAHLHRQLITVISGPVVESFDREFRILFAASLPVPDTWRAVGTHADVTHQLKDRSDLGFQRHHHLEAEITSPPSPPADSLLDWEAMGVLQRDRCFPDSPVDHREEIVVKEVPLQSKMLFDRNTPIMDGFTFNNGNQFVDKKSNKQAPPTDPTSQERMKSNKQAPPTDPTSQERMKRVYENTSPVPDKYKTFNNKQPPTTDSTSPERMKRVEHIINKTISRQLSNSNDRKTTRLDDKETDPTHNVIQLSSSKRRERPQRDAMLEEESSIKELSSKVENSPSSRKPIILRMPQSESFSSLSDIMKRIQPQQSASAQLRKGSKAAVSEVSRSMMDLSVHNPDEDRGPPVPRFKASYFDPDHMTPALALMKKRNDELKPSLYRTPMNFLPRERPRSAGYTLKLDWRRSLAEAEGELE; encoded by the exons ATGTCCAACTCCCACGAACAGAGCCTGGATGAGAATGCAGTGTTCCTGCCGGTGAACGAGTCCTCCCCAGAGTTTCTGCACTCTGAGAAGGAGCGTCAAGCAGTGGAGAGACTCCTAAACGAAGGACCCGAGGCCTTCTACAGCTCAGTGGGCACGGAGCGCTCCGGCTGCTTCCTGTCCTCTGAAGAGGTCAGCCAGATCACCGGCTGGACTCAGGACTTCCGCCTGAACCCGCCGCAGGTGCAAAGACAGGAGAACGGAGAGGAAGGCAGCTCAGAGATGCAGGACTTCTGCTCCACGtacttcccctccttctccgaCACTCCGGCCCCGGACCTGGAGCTGGGCTGGCCTGAGAGAGGCCCCTGGGTGCCGAAGGGGAGCGTTACAGTCCACACCAATCCACCTGCTGAGGGGCAACCTCACGTCAGACAGCTCGTCAGACGGCACTTGCAAAAGGCTGGCCAA GTGATTGCCATTGTGACAGACAGATTGACAGATGGTGCTATTATTGGAGATTTACACAATGCTGCCTCGCGGGGAGTCCCTGTCTACATCATCCTGAACCAAAGGTCCATTCAAGAGAACTTCACGCTCAACAGGCTCAGGCATCCG AACATGCAGGTCCGTGTTCTTGGAGGGAAAACCTTCTGTTCGCAGACCGGAAGAATGGTGGTCGGGGAAATGAGAGACAAGTTCCTTCTGGTGGATTTAGAGACGGTGATTCACGGCAGCTACAG CTTCACGTGGACGGACGCCCACCTGCACCGGCAGCTCATCACTGTTATAAGCGGCCCGGTTGTTGAGTCATTCGATCGGGAGTTCAGGATCCTTTTTGCTGCTTCGCTGCCCGTCCCAGACACATGGAGGGCTGTAGGCACTCATGCAGATGTGACTCATCAGCTGAAAGACCGCTCAGATCTCGGGTTTCAAAGGCATCACCATTTGGAGGCTGAGATTACCAGCCCTCCGTCCCCGCCTGCTGATTCCCTCCTGGACTGGGAGGCCATGGGGGTCCTCCAGAGAGACCGCTGCTTCCCGGACAGTCCTGTCGATCACCGTGAGGAAATCGTGGTCAAGGAAGTTCCCCTCCAGAGCAAAATGCTGTTTGATAGAAACACACCCATTATGGATGGTTTTACTTTTAACAATGGAAACCAATTTGTCGATAAGAAAAG CAACAAACAGGCCCCGCCAACAGACCCGACATCTCAAGAAAGAATGAAAAG CAACAAACAGGCCCCGCCAACAGACCCGACATCTCAAGAAAGAATGAAAAG GGTATATGAAAACACCTCTCCAGTGCCAGATAAATACAAAACCTTCAA CAATAAACAGCCCCCGACAACAGACTCGACATCTCCAGAAAGAATGAAAAG ggttgaacacataataaataaaactatttccAGGCAACTCTCCAattcaaatgacagaaaaacaacaagactGGATGATAAAGAAACAGATCCGACACACAATGTGATCCAACTTTCATCTTCCAAGAGAAGAGAGCGGCCACAGAGGGACGCCATGTTGGAAGAAGAGAGCAGCATAAAGGAGCTTAGCTCCAAAGTGGAGAACTCACCGTCTTCTAGA AAACCAATCATCCTGAGGATGCCACAGTCTGAGAGCTTCAGCTCCCTGAGTGACATCATGAAGAGGATTCAGCCTCAGCAGAGTGCTTCAGCACAGCTCAGGAAAGGATCAAAGGCAGCGGTGTCAGAAGTGAGTCGGTCCATGATGGACCTGAGCGTTCACAACCCAGATGAGGACAGAGGACCCCCGGTGCCGAGGTTTAAGGCCAGT TACTTCGACCCGGATCACATGACCCCTGCTCTTGCCCTCATGAAGAAGAGGAACGATGAGTTGAAACCTTCTTTGTACAGAACTCCAATGAACTTTTTGCCCAGAGAAAGGCCTCGCAGCGCTGGTTATACACTCAAGTTGGACTGGAGGAGGTCGCTGGCAGAGGCGGAGGGCGAGCTGGAATGA
- the utp3 gene encoding something about silencing protein 10 — protein sequence MVREKRAVKLQRPKKKEYNEDDPEAFQSMPVPDKNSANYTKDKIDEFHDEKIAKLLASGVQMESDQEELDDEEEVMALDDSASEDEEEEEEEGTDMESDLEGQQEEDLPNEMAWGNRKKMFYDSDYVATKGKKQDELEAEEEEEEEEAKNIQNRLAANLTEEDYDLNFFQEFAAEEKDENKTVEKEERIVKDLQQMSQKEKMKLLKKESPELLELIQDFKAKLNELKNELRPLVQMVKDGKIPPGKGADYLKTKQQLYLNYCTNISFYLVLKAKRVPAHNHPVIERLLTYRNIINELGPVDARLAPQFRKLLSGEESTSRPAEGKKTRVSSKKEKDSGEVVPEVEEDSDSELDEEAALRFYRAAEQRSKLKRKGQNEPEAEELEENEDEEEDPEAKRGITYQMAKNKGLTPKRKKIDRNPRVKHREKFRRAKIRRKGQVREVRREETRYSGEMSGIRAGVKKSVKLK from the exons ATGGTTCGAGAGAAAAG GGCTGTGAAGTTACAAAGGCCTAAAAAGAAAGAGTATAATGAAGATGACCCTGAAGCCTTCCAGAGCATGCCTGTCCCTGACAAG AACTCGGCAAACTACACAAAGGACAAAATTGATGAATTTCACGATGAGAAGATTGCA AAACTTCTCGCCAGTGGCGTTCAGATGGAGAGCgaccaggaggagctggatgatGAG GAGGAAGTGATGGCCCTGGATGATTCAGCGtcagaggatgaagaagaagaggaggaagaggggacgGACATGGAGAGTGACCTAGAGGGGCAGCAAGAAGAag ATCTTCCCAATGAAATGGCCTGGGGCAACAGGAAGAAGATGTTCTATGACTCTGACTACGTGGCCACCA AGGGGAAAAAGCAAGACGAGTTGGAAgctgaggaagaagaggaggaagaagaggctaaaaacatccaaaaccgTTTAGCTGCAAATCTGACCGAGGAAGATTACGACTTAAACTTTTTTCag GAGTTTGCTGCAGAGGAGAAGGATGAAAACAAGACGGtggaaaaagaggagaggatTGTGAAAGACCTGCAGCAGATGTCCCAGAAGGAGAAAATGAAACTTCTGAAAAAGGAGTCGCCAGAGCTGCTCGAACTCATTCAGGACTTCAAGGCAAAG CTTAATGAACTGAAGAACGAGCTGCGGCCGCTCGTGCAGATGGTCAAGGACGGAAAAATCCCTCCAGGAAAG GGTGCTGACTACCTCAAGACAAAACAGCAACTTTATCTCAA TTACTGCACAAACATCAGTTTCTACCTGGTGCTGAAAGCCAAACGAGTTCCTGCTCATAACCATCCAGTGATCGAAAGACTGCTCACCTACAGGAAT ATTATTAATGAACTTGGTCCAGTCGACGCTCGGCTCGCCCCTCAGTTCCGCAAACTGCTGTCTGGTGAGGAGAGCACCAGcagaccagcagagggcaaGAAGACCAGAGTGTCCAGTAAAAAGGAAAAG GATTCTGGAGAAGTTGTGCCTGAGGTTGAGGAGGATTCAGATTCTGAGCTGGACGAGGAAGCAGCTCTGCGTTTCTACAGAGCGGCGGAGCAGCGCTCCAAACTGAAGAGGAAGGGCCAGAATGAGCCAGAAGCTGAAGA GTTGGAGGAGAatgaagatgaggaggaagatccAGAAGCTAAAAGAGGAATCACTTACCAG ATGGCCAAGAACAAGGGGCTCACACCAAAGAGGAAGAAGATCGACCGTAATCCCAGAGTCAAGCACAGAGAGAAGTTCAGACGGGCCAAAATCCGCAGAAAGGGCCAG gTGCGTGAGGTCCGTCGGGAGGAGACGAGATACAGCGGAGAGATGTCTGGTATCCGTGCCGGCGTCAAGAAGAGCGTCAAACTTAAGTAA